The Hyphococcus flavus genome contains a region encoding:
- a CDS encoding DUF721 domain-containing protein, whose product MPQFKTRPARPAAPRVARATAEIFAGLAKKTKFIDPSLAQSWPALAGERIAALSRPGRITGQGREKTLEILVRNGAAASEVQMQADTLLTRLNTFLGPRAVARLNVRQAGQSSPARLSAPDSHSPKSDDDSPLGAALASFKAAVKRRNPNK is encoded by the coding sequence ATGCCCCAGTTTAAAACCCGCCCCGCACGCCCGGCCGCGCCTCGCGTCGCACGCGCAACCGCAGAAATATTCGCCGGGCTGGCAAAAAAGACGAAGTTCATCGACCCGTCTTTGGCGCAAAGCTGGCCGGCGCTCGCTGGCGAACGTATCGCGGCTCTGTCACGGCCTGGTCGAATTACCGGACAGGGGCGTGAAAAAACGCTGGAAATTCTCGTGCGCAATGGGGCCGCCGCATCGGAAGTTCAGATGCAGGCTGATACATTACTGACGCGGCTCAATACATTCCTTGGGCCCCGGGCGGTCGCTCGCCTCAACGTGCGCCAAGCTGGCCAATCATCGCCAGCGCGCCTTTCCGCCCCTGATAGCCATTCGCCAAAATCAGATGACGACAGCCCGCTCGGCGCAGCGCTCGCCTCATTCAAGGCGGCCGTGAAGCGCCGCAACCCCAATAAATAA
- a CDS encoding glutathione S-transferase family protein, protein MKPDLLKLYHFPATRSARARWILHESVGDGFEIVPVDLYGGMQYAPDYLRMNPNHNVPVLEISWEDGRTTHMLESAAMVALLADAYPEKKLAPQAAEFSPERADYLQMLHFGGSWMDMMLWQIRIHEHILPEAEADARTVARYRNKMAKEVEPQLLARLEKHEFICGDAFTAADCVIGHNVTWARGYGMCQQSVFRSYLSRLSKRPAFQKAFADAKEFKPSPSGGRPERTNFTG, encoded by the coding sequence ATGAAACCGGATCTATTGAAGCTTTATCATTTCCCCGCCACGCGCAGCGCCCGCGCGCGATGGATCCTTCACGAATCGGTTGGCGACGGTTTTGAGATCGTTCCGGTCGATCTTTACGGCGGCATGCAATACGCGCCGGATTATCTGCGCATGAACCCCAACCACAATGTTCCGGTGCTGGAGATCAGTTGGGAAGACGGTCGCACGACTCACATGCTTGAAAGCGCGGCGATGGTGGCGCTTCTTGCTGATGCGTATCCTGAGAAGAAACTGGCGCCGCAAGCAGCAGAGTTTTCGCCTGAGCGCGCCGATTATCTACAGATGCTGCATTTCGGCGGCTCGTGGATGGACATGATGCTATGGCAAATTCGCATACACGAGCACATTTTGCCTGAAGCGGAAGCGGATGCACGCACGGTTGCGCGTTATCGCAACAAAATGGCGAAAGAGGTTGAGCCTCAACTGCTAGCGCGACTCGAGAAACATGAATTCATCTGTGGCGATGCATTCACCGCAGCCGATTGCGTGATCGGTCATAATGTTACCTGGGCGCGCGGCTATGGCATGTGCCAGCAATCGGTTTTTCGTTCTTATCTCTCGCGCCTGTCAAAACGCCCGGCTTTTCAAAAAGCGTTTGCCGATGCGAAGGAGTTTAAACCCTCTCCTTCTGGCGGCCGGCCTGAACGGACAAATTTTACTGGCTGA
- a CDS encoding ArsR/SmtB family transcription factor, whose amino-acid sequence MPNYEPSDLDNVFQALADPTRRAVLQKLTEGPASVSELAKPFEMALPSFMQHLSVLEESGLVKSKKEGRVRTCEAQLKRLSEAEEWIAHQRAVWEGRLDRLDAYLQSLQPTDKK is encoded by the coding sequence ATGCCTAACTATGAACCATCTGATTTGGACAATGTCTTTCAGGCCCTCGCCGACCCCACAAGGCGCGCGGTCCTGCAAAAACTGACCGAAGGACCTGCAAGCGTTAGCGAGCTGGCCAAACCGTTTGAAATGGCCTTGCCCTCTTTCATGCAGCATTTGAGCGTTCTGGAAGAGAGTGGTCTTGTAAAATCAAAAAAAGAAGGCCGGGTTCGAACCTGCGAAGCGCAACTCAAACGCCTTTCCGAAGCAGAAGAATGGATCGCCCATCAACGCGCCGTATGGGAAGGCCGCCTTGATCGCCTCGACGCTTACCTCCAAAGCCTTCAGCCTACAGATAAAAAATAA
- a CDS encoding SRPBCC family protein — MQFEDSDLFIARTMKVTRDQLWKAWSDPKILAEWWCPKPWTVRDVNMELRPGGASQMVMCGPNGEEMPQNGCIVYVKEKECIVFTDCMEKHWRPTGSSFMTAIITMKDCADGVEYSAIIKHKSEEDKKKHEEMGFHPGWGKVFEQLEEIARGL, encoded by the coding sequence ATGCAATTCGAAGACAGCGATCTCTTCATCGCCCGGACCATGAAAGTCACACGCGATCAATTGTGGAAAGCGTGGAGCGACCCAAAGATCCTCGCTGAATGGTGGTGCCCTAAACCATGGACCGTGAGAGACGTGAACATGGAGCTGCGCCCCGGCGGCGCTTCCCAGATGGTCATGTGCGGCCCAAACGGCGAGGAGATGCCGCAGAACGGCTGCATCGTCTACGTTAAAGAAAAGGAATGCATCGTCTTCACTGACTGCATGGAAAAGCATTGGCGCCCGACAGGCTCATCCTTCATGACAGCGATCATCACCATGAAAGATTGCGCGGACGGCGTCGAATATTCAGCCATCATCAAGCACAAAAGCGAGGAAGATAAAAAGAAGCACGAGGAAATGGGCTTCCACCCCGGTTGGGGCAAAGTTTTTGAACAGCTTGAAGAAATTGCGAGAGGTTTATGA
- a CDS encoding SRPBCC domain-containing protein, producing the protein MSAPAIIQASLTIEREFDFPVAKVFSAWTSAEAKRQWFARDTDTLKVEEYALDFRPGGVERCNGRHARGTFTNDGVYHYIVENEKIVFTYYMTVGGEPYSVSLETLEFEARGNGTLLKLTEHNAFLAGKDENLSRTEGLKWGLGRLNDAFIEGRL; encoded by the coding sequence ATGAGCGCGCCCGCTATAATTCAAGCCAGTCTGACTATCGAACGGGAATTTGATTTTCCGGTTGCAAAAGTTTTCTCAGCATGGACTAGCGCCGAGGCAAAACGGCAATGGTTCGCTCGCGATACCGATACACTCAAGGTTGAGGAATACGCCCTCGATTTTCGGCCCGGCGGGGTTGAGCGTTGTAACGGGCGTCACGCACGAGGAACATTCACCAACGACGGCGTCTATCATTACATCGTCGAGAACGAAAAGATCGTTTTCACCTATTACATGACTGTAGGCGGCGAGCCTTATTCAGTATCGCTCGAAACCCTGGAGTTTGAGGCGCGCGGCAATGGCACGCTTCTGAAGCTCACAGAACACAATGCATTTCTGGCAGGCAAGGACGAAAACCTGTCCCGTACCGAAGGACTGAAATGGGGCCTTGGTCGCTTAAACGATGCATTTATCGAGGGAAGGCTGTAA
- a CDS encoding S41 family peptidase, translated as MWKLLGGGFAAFIVLILALAFYLSDKIYLRDQHRTVPPSDFGREYSSPEIREDLAFLTSTIQKIHPDFESIGGDEFQTHAIQLNDSLTTPLTRVEAYRQLSSLNQYLLDGHTYLRAPAEERRFYESNGGLYPPLTVKIAGNCLIADRVLAEELNIESGDIIVSINDVPARTLVDFSLASQSGESLALRRAYAEKYYYRDVWAMGLQSPFRFSIERNGSLFMVTHSGITNNEFMESRDTAAPGNAFNILDGQVGLLTFNDMPAPDNEFKNFVRASFAELNEARAETLIIDMRENGGGDSRAGDFLMTYLTEQKLPAIEYIDVKVTEEIKDYYRTLLPEGFKWLPVHSLVPVLRSIQDTPPGESFRFHPDAEAPRARKKQPENSFDGDIYVLIGPRTYSSAVIFAAPLKHFGKAVFVGEETGEPLIFFGENYYFDLPNTRLQAQVSHKKFALVGAQDARTGIEPDILATENALDAALKAIADK; from the coding sequence ATGTGGAAACTGCTTGGCGGGGGCTTTGCCGCGTTTATCGTTCTTATACTGGCTTTGGCCTTCTATTTATCGGACAAAATTTATTTGCGTGACCAGCACCGGACGGTGCCGCCTTCCGACTTCGGTCGCGAATATTCATCGCCAGAAATTCGTGAAGATCTTGCCTTCCTGACATCCACAATCCAGAAAATACATCCTGACTTTGAGTCCATTGGCGGCGATGAATTTCAAACTCATGCCATTCAGCTTAACGACAGCCTGACGACGCCGCTCACCCGCGTCGAAGCTTATCGCCAATTATCTTCGCTAAATCAGTACCTGCTGGATGGGCACACCTATCTCAGAGCGCCGGCGGAAGAACGGCGTTTCTATGAGAGCAATGGCGGGCTCTACCCGCCGCTGACAGTGAAGATCGCTGGTAACTGCTTGATAGCTGACAGAGTGCTTGCAGAGGAATTGAATATCGAAAGCGGCGATATCATCGTTTCCATTAATGACGTCCCCGCAAGAACGCTGGTTGACTTCTCACTCGCCAGCCAAAGCGGCGAAAGCCTGGCGCTGCGCCGCGCCTATGCGGAGAAATATTATTACCGGGATGTATGGGCGATGGGGCTGCAAAGCCCTTTCCGTTTCTCCATTGAACGCAACGGCTCTTTGTTCATGGTTACGCATTCCGGCATCACGAACAATGAATTTATGGAAAGCAGAGATACTGCAGCGCCGGGAAATGCATTTAACATTCTGGATGGCCAAGTCGGCCTGCTAACGTTCAATGACATGCCGGCGCCGGATAACGAATTCAAAAATTTTGTCCGTGCCAGCTTTGCCGAATTAAACGAAGCCCGCGCGGAAACACTCATCATAGATATGCGGGAGAACGGCGGCGGTGATTCACGCGCCGGTGACTTCCTGATGACTTATCTCACGGAGCAAAAACTGCCCGCGATTGAGTACATCGACGTCAAGGTAACCGAAGAAATCAAGGACTATTATCGAACGCTTTTGCCCGAAGGCTTTAAATGGCTTCCTGTCCATTCTCTCGTGCCTGTCTTGCGAAGCATACAGGATACGCCGCCGGGAGAGTCCTTTCGGTTTCATCCAGACGCTGAGGCCCCTCGAGCGCGTAAAAAACAACCAGAAAATTCTTTTGACGGAGATATTTATGTCCTCATAGGCCCGCGCACCTATTCCAGCGCCGTCATTTTCGCTGCGCCTCTGAAACATTTTGGAAAAGCCGTTTTTGTCGGTGAAGAAACAGGCGAACCGCTGATTTTCTTTGGTGAAAATTACTATTTCGATCTGCCGAATACGCGATTACAGGCGCAAGTTTCACACAAAAAATTCGCTCTTGTCGGGGCGCAGGATGCACGTACGGGCATCGAGCCGGACATTCTCGCGACTGAAAACGCTCTTGATGCGGCGCTTAAAGCAATTGCGGACAAATAG
- a CDS encoding DUF1428 domain-containing protein, whose amino-acid sequence MTYVDGFIIPVHADNREKYRAMAALCAPIFKKHGALSVVECWADDVPEGKVTSFPMAVKVDPGEEVVFSWITWPSRKVRDEGNKKAMEELHGIASQEDVPFDGKRMIFGGFEVIVEE is encoded by the coding sequence ATGACCTATGTTGACGGATTTATTATTCCTGTTCACGCGGATAATCGTGAGAAGTATCGCGCAATGGCGGCGTTGTGCGCGCCGATTTTCAAAAAACATGGCGCGCTCAGCGTTGTCGAATGCTGGGCCGATGATGTGCCGGAGGGAAAAGTCACATCGTTCCCTATGGCGGTGAAAGTCGATCCCGGCGAAGAGGTGGTTTTTTCGTGGATCACCTGGCCATCAAGGAAAGTAAGAGACGAAGGTAATAAGAAAGCGATGGAAGAGCTGCACGGGATCGCCAGCCAAGAGGACGTGCCATTTGACGGCAAACGCATGATTTTCGGCGGTTTCGAAGTGATCGTTGAAGAATAA
- a CDS encoding DsbA family protein: MSVTFSALRRLPLSSFVAGALALILAACGGANSSEDVSSEGTTGDNSSKEDVVIAGTGALSDMVLGSADAPVTVIEYASTTCPHCATFHATVFPAIKEKYVDTGKVRFVFREFPTAPANLAIASSMLARCATDKGGIDAYFLVLDALFKTQRTWIGSATPRVELLKIASQAGMSEADFDACVQREELLEFLNENINEAVDKYEINATPAFVVNGETRSFASVESFSEALDKAIEEAGE, encoded by the coding sequence ATGTCCGTAACTTTCAGCGCTCTGCGCCGTTTGCCACTCTCTTCTTTTGTCGCTGGCGCTCTTGCCCTCATCCTCGCCGCTTGCGGCGGCGCGAATTCTTCTGAGGACGTTTCCTCCGAGGGGACGACAGGCGACAACAGCAGTAAAGAAGATGTCGTTATCGCCGGAACAGGCGCACTCTCGGACATGGTGCTGGGCTCAGCGGACGCGCCAGTAACAGTGATCGAATACGCATCGACCACTTGCCCTCATTGCGCCACGTTCCATGCTACTGTTTTTCCGGCAATTAAGGAAAAATACGTCGATACTGGTAAGGTTCGGTTTGTTTTCCGTGAATTCCCAACAGCGCCCGCCAATCTCGCCATCGCCAGTTCCATGCTGGCGCGCTGCGCCACCGACAAAGGCGGAATTGACGCTTATTTTCTGGTTCTAGACGCGCTGTTCAAAACCCAGCGGACCTGGATCGGCAGCGCTACCCCCCGAGTTGAACTCCTGAAAATCGCGTCCCAGGCCGGGATGAGTGAAGCGGACTTCGACGCCTGCGTCCAACGCGAAGAATTGCTTGAATTTCTTAATGAAAATATCAACGAAGCGGTCGATAAATATGAAATCAATGCGACCCCGGCGTTCGTTGTAAACGGCGAAACGCGCAGCTTTGCCAGCGTCGAATCCTTTTCCGAAGCCCTCGACAAGGCGATCGAGGAAGCTGGGGAATAA
- a CDS encoding VOC family protein codes for MPKQSKVRTCLWFETGGKEAVELYVSLLPDSIIENEYTPPGGAEPLHLEFTLAGAPYQAINGGPHFKHSPAASISVMTEDQTETDKLWSALIADGGEESQCGWLVDRFGLSWQIVPKALMTAVTAKDEATAERARQAMYKMRKIDIAAIEKAFNG; via the coding sequence ATGCCTAAACAATCAAAAGTCCGCACATGTCTGTGGTTTGAAACAGGCGGGAAGGAAGCCGTCGAGCTTTATGTCTCGCTATTGCCGGATAGTATCATCGAAAATGAATACACGCCGCCAGGCGGCGCTGAGCCGCTGCATCTCGAATTCACGCTCGCTGGCGCGCCTTATCAGGCTATCAATGGCGGACCGCATTTTAAACATTCACCTGCTGCATCCATCAGTGTCATGACAGAAGACCAGACAGAAACGGACAAGCTATGGAGCGCACTTATCGCCGATGGCGGTGAGGAAAGTCAGTGCGGCTGGCTGGTCGACCGATTTGGCCTTTCCTGGCAGATAGTCCCGAAGGCATTGATGACCGCTGTTACCGCCAAGGACGAAGCCACAGCCGAACGCGCGCGGCAGGCAATGTATAAAATGCGCAAGATCGATATTGCGGCGATTGAAAAAGCGTTCAACGGTTAG
- a CDS encoding SRPBCC family protein — protein MPLIPNELIMSRVYDAPRPLVWSVWTDPKHLRQWWGPFGPEHTSCELDFRVGGEFSVMMKARDGATIPARAEILEILEPERIVYEGAADAPTACGAGLPPKARVTVLFEAIQQKTRLTVETLFPDMGALEAANAAGYTDGWNMTLNELGERIKGGAFKTN, from the coding sequence ATGCCCCTAATCCCCAACGAACTGATCATGTCGCGCGTTTACGATGCTCCGCGCCCGCTCGTGTGGAGCGTGTGGACAGACCCGAAACACCTTCGCCAATGGTGGGGACCGTTTGGGCCCGAACATACTTCATGTGAACTGGATTTCCGCGTCGGCGGTGAATTCTCAGTCATGATGAAGGCGCGTGATGGCGCAACTATTCCCGCGCGCGCTGAGATTTTGGAAATTCTCGAGCCGGAACGTATCGTCTATGAGGGCGCCGCCGATGCGCCCACTGCATGCGGCGCCGGACTGCCGCCGAAAGCGCGGGTGACAGTTTTATTTGAAGCCATCCAACAGAAAACAAGACTTACAGTTGAAACCTTATTCCCGGATATGGGTGCGCTGGAGGCGGCAAACGCGGCTGGCTACACCGACGGCTGGAACATGACGCTGAACGAACTTGGCGAACGCATCAAAGGCGGCGCCTTCAAAACGAACTAG
- the smc gene encoding chromosome segregation protein SMC: MKFTNVRLVGFKSFVEPTDFEIRDGLTGIVGPNGCGKSNLLEALRWVMGATSAKALRGDGMDAVIFSGTSMRPSRNWAEVILTLDNSDRSAPAEYNEHETLEISRRIIRKEDGTQSIYRINSKEVRAKDVQLLFADASTGANSPALVRQGQVAELISAKPQNRRRLLEEAAGVTGLHSRRHEAELRLRAAENNLERLDDVIGELETQKTALARQARQATRYRNVSGDIRRTEAMLSYLRWREAVEAQEKAQEGLSEISGLIEETTRVAAAATAAQTQAHEALDPLRLKEAEEAAALHRLTVARENLDEEARRAEAELARLSAEIERLNGDLAREKELFADAENAITALAREEEELNAHEANEGERLAVAEAGMNETAVKLQTAETAFDEKSKEAADIEARRKTVEGNLAAAERRLEKITEQLRSYRDERELIAPTDDQRAALREANTKFNAADDAANTAEAAFHRAEEERQEAENRETSLRGPMRNAEQSLTELDAEREALKRVLAANEAQDFPPLIELVEVDAGYENALAAALGDDLGAAVDEAAPAHWSHLGQAPVDAPLPEGVTPLSRFVRAPTALTRRLATIGVVEAIDGPRLREHLRPGQRLVSRDGDLWRWDGFTTHADAKTAAAIRLEQRNRLQQLDNDYEAAEAQTNDARRAHEAASETLKAKQQNEREARALFIEARRALDSVRTRLNELEREHERASARMASIDENLARLSEDETETTRTQEALIAERSALPAAEAVAAELNELRDAVGAARAEATDARAAHADLAREAKARAARLSEVAREKMNWSNRGETAKSRIGEIETHLRETHAAKETAQNAPAAIEEKRNALLDQIAIAEKRRNDAADALAEGQRAASEADKASKAADIESSNAREARARLEAQAEAAAERVEEATHLAHETCDATPDELLTIAEHKEDKDLPHRDDVERKLERYKRERENLGGVNLRADEEMQEVGERLEELTVEREDCEGAIRKLRTGIMNLNREARQRLLDAFETVNNNFGDLFKRLFNGGQAELRLIDSDDPLEAGLEIMASPPGKKLASMSLMSGGEQALTATSLIFAVFMANPAPVCVLDEVDAPLDDANVERFCRLLHEMAAETETRFIIITHHALTMSRMSRLFGVTMIERGVSQLVSVDLSKAEQLAAAE; this comes from the coding sequence TTGAAGTTTACGAATGTCCGCCTTGTCGGGTTCAAATCTTTCGTTGAACCAACCGATTTCGAAATCCGCGACGGCCTGACGGGCATTGTCGGGCCAAACGGCTGCGGCAAGTCCAACCTGCTCGAAGCTCTGCGTTGGGTGATGGGCGCAACGTCGGCCAAGGCGCTGCGCGGCGACGGCATGGATGCGGTTATATTTTCCGGCACATCCATGCGCCCTTCGCGCAACTGGGCGGAAGTGATCCTGACGCTCGACAACTCGGACCGTTCGGCCCCGGCTGAATATAACGAGCATGAGACGCTTGAGATCTCTCGGCGGATCATCCGCAAGGAAGACGGCACCCAGTCAATTTACAGAATCAATTCAAAGGAAGTACGTGCGAAAGACGTGCAGCTTCTATTCGCTGACGCTTCCACAGGCGCGAATTCCCCGGCACTGGTCCGTCAGGGGCAAGTCGCAGAACTGATCAGCGCCAAGCCGCAGAACCGTCGCCGCCTTTTGGAAGAAGCAGCGGGCGTCACTGGTCTTCATTCGCGACGGCACGAGGCGGAACTACGTTTGCGGGCGGCCGAGAACAATCTTGAACGCCTGGACGACGTGATCGGCGAGCTTGAAACCCAGAAAACCGCCCTCGCCCGACAGGCGCGCCAGGCCACCCGCTATCGCAACGTATCCGGCGACATCCGGCGCACGGAAGCCATGCTTTCTTACTTGCGCTGGCGAGAAGCCGTGGAAGCACAGGAAAAAGCGCAAGAGGGCTTAAGCGAAATCAGCGGCCTGATCGAAGAAACCACTCGGGTTGCGGCAGCGGCGACAGCCGCCCAAACGCAGGCGCATGAAGCACTTGATCCATTGCGCCTGAAAGAAGCCGAAGAAGCCGCCGCCCTTCACCGTTTAACGGTTGCGCGCGAAAATCTCGATGAAGAAGCACGCCGGGCCGAAGCGGAACTTGCACGTCTCTCGGCTGAAATTGAGCGCCTGAATGGTGATCTCGCGCGTGAAAAAGAGCTTTTTGCTGACGCTGAGAACGCGATCACCGCTCTCGCTCGCGAAGAGGAAGAGCTGAACGCGCACGAAGCCAATGAAGGCGAACGCCTTGCCGTCGCCGAAGCTGGAATGAATGAAACTGCGGTAAAACTGCAAACCGCTGAGACCGCTTTCGATGAAAAATCAAAAGAGGCCGCCGACATCGAAGCCCGGCGTAAAACGGTGGAGGGAAACCTCGCCGCCGCTGAACGCCGCCTTGAAAAGATTACAGAACAGCTTCGCAGCTATCGCGATGAACGTGAACTAATTGCACCGACGGACGATCAGCGCGCCGCGCTTAGAGAAGCAAACACGAAATTCAACGCGGCAGACGACGCAGCGAATACGGCTGAAGCCGCCTTCCACCGCGCAGAAGAAGAACGCCAGGAAGCGGAAAACCGCGAGACATCCTTGCGCGGCCCTATGCGCAACGCCGAGCAAAGCTTGACGGAGCTAGATGCTGAGCGCGAAGCCTTGAAACGCGTTCTTGCAGCGAACGAGGCGCAGGACTTTCCTCCACTCATCGAACTTGTTGAAGTAGATGCAGGCTACGAGAATGCTCTCGCTGCCGCCCTTGGCGACGATCTAGGCGCTGCGGTTGACGAAGCCGCGCCAGCGCACTGGTCACATCTGGGGCAAGCGCCTGTTGATGCGCCGTTGCCGGAAGGCGTTACGCCGCTTTCCAGATTTGTCCGTGCACCCACAGCATTGACGCGCCGCCTCGCGACCATTGGGGTGGTTGAGGCGATCGACGGCCCAAGATTGCGAGAACACTTGCGCCCTGGTCAGCGCCTCGTTTCCCGCGATGGCGACCTATGGCGCTGGGATGGTTTTACGACGCATGCTGACGCCAAGACTGCAGCAGCCATTCGTCTGGAACAACGCAACAGGCTGCAACAACTCGACAATGATTACGAGGCCGCAGAAGCGCAAACAAATGACGCGCGCCGCGCCCATGAGGCTGCAAGCGAGACCCTGAAAGCAAAACAGCAGAACGAACGCGAAGCGCGTGCGCTGTTTATTGAGGCTCGCCGCGCGCTTGATTCTGTTCGCACACGTCTTAACGAACTTGAGCGCGAACATGAACGCGCCAGCGCGCGCATGGCCTCTATCGATGAAAACCTGGCGCGCCTCTCAGAAGATGAAACGGAAACAACGCGTACGCAGGAAGCACTTATCGCAGAGCGGTCGGCGCTCCCGGCCGCCGAAGCGGTCGCTGCGGAATTGAATGAATTACGGGACGCTGTCGGCGCCGCTCGCGCAGAAGCGACGGACGCTCGCGCGGCTCACGCAGACCTCGCCAGAGAAGCCAAGGCGCGCGCCGCCCGCCTGAGTGAAGTCGCGCGCGAAAAAATGAACTGGTCCAATCGCGGCGAAACAGCCAAATCCCGTATTGGCGAAATCGAAACTCACTTGCGCGAAACGCATGCGGCCAAAGAAACCGCCCAGAATGCGCCGGCGGCCATAGAAGAAAAACGGAACGCGCTGCTCGACCAGATTGCGATTGCCGAAAAGCGCCGCAATGATGCCGCGGACGCGCTCGCTGAGGGCCAGCGGGCAGCCAGCGAAGCAGATAAGGCGTCTAAAGCAGCAGATATTGAATCAAGCAATGCGCGCGAGGCGCGCGCGAGGCTTGAGGCGCAAGCAGAAGCCGCCGCCGAACGCGTTGAAGAGGCGACACACCTCGCTCATGAAACTTGCGACGCAACGCCGGACGAGCTTCTCACCATTGCTGAACATAAGGAAGACAAGGACCTTCCGCACCGTGACGATGTCGAACGCAAACTGGAGCGCTACAAGCGTGAGCGCGAGAATCTCGGCGGCGTTAACCTACGTGCTGACGAAGAAATGCAAGAGGTTGGCGAGCGGCTTGAAGAGTTGACCGTCGAACGCGAAGACTGCGAAGGCGCTATCCGTAAGCTGCGTACAGGCATCATGAACCTCAATCGTGAAGCGCGCCAGCGTCTGCTTGATGCATTTGAAACAGTGAACAACAATTTCGGCGATCTCTTCAAACGCCTCTTCAACGGCGGTCAGGCGGAACTGCGGCTAATCGATTCCGACGACCCGCTCGAAGCCGGCCTTGAAATCATGGCCTCACCGCCGGGCAAGAAACTCGCCTCCATGTCGCTGATGTCAGGCGGCGAACAGGCACTGACAGCCACTTCTCTCATATTCGCCGTCTTCATGGCGAACCCGGCGCCAGTCTGTGTCCTCGACGAGGTCGATGCGCCGCTTGATGACGCAAATGTCGAGCGCTTTTGCCGCTTGCTGCACGAAATGGCGGCGGAAACCGAAACCCGCTTCATCATCATCACCCACCATGCGCTCACCATGTCACGCATGAGCAGGCTTTTTGGAGTGACGATGATCGAACGCGGGGTGTCACAACTGGTGTCGGTCGACCTCTCGAAGGCCGAGCAGCTCGCGGCGGCTGAATAG
- a CDS encoding AtpZ/AtpI family protein — protein MGDNPNRDDLPSLDEFSERLERLRGEGRQVESQQGSASAWGRAMRISSDLLAGLFVGCLLGLGLDHWLGTKPWFLLAGIALGFAAGLRNMMRTLQQENTPPSED, from the coding sequence ATGGGCGACAATCCCAACCGAGACGACCTGCCCTCGCTGGACGAGTTTTCCGAGCGGCTTGAGCGCCTTCGTGGCGAGGGCCGGCAGGTGGAAAGTCAGCAGGGGTCGGCTTCGGCGTGGGGCCGTGCGATGCGGATTTCATCCGATCTTCTCGCCGGGTTGTTTGTGGGCTGTCTGTTGGGTCTGGGCCTTGATCACTGGCTGGGAACGAAACCATGGTTCCTGCTGGCGGGCATTGCCCTCGGTTTTGCAGCAGGCTTGCGCAACATGATGCGCACCTTGCAGCAGGAAAATACGCCGCCGTCAGAAGACTGA
- a CDS encoding LytTR family DNA-binding domain-containing protein, which produces MNTFATFNSVLAQEGNIDRQAWSKFHWLIALAFGSYFAVSNYLQNAVASGGYSSVLFSLVAFVAFFAVYNLFAVILRFAWRLPVISIASDNTRFHVWAIHALFFFAACTIQLSLIAVLTTAARSPDYLTADIITYAKEIFISCTPVWMITYFTAFFALHALPKKQHQPAKPADAQSGLEHRENGVLKHIRSDTILTAEAKGNYVEIVTETSTETVRVTIAKLEALLPETEFIRTHRGFIVRKSLIKAVRRTNSGAYIALLENDAAAAPVSRRRLAAVRLALSD; this is translated from the coding sequence GTGAATACTTTTGCTACTTTTAATTCTGTTCTTGCGCAGGAAGGCAATATTGATCGCCAGGCCTGGTCAAAATTTCACTGGCTTATTGCTCTTGCGTTCGGTTCGTATTTTGCTGTTAGCAACTATTTGCAGAATGCAGTCGCAAGCGGCGGCTATTCAAGCGTGCTCTTTTCGCTTGTCGCGTTCGTTGCATTTTTTGCGGTTTATAATTTGTTCGCGGTGATCTTGCGCTTTGCTTGGCGTCTGCCGGTGATATCTATTGCTTCTGACAATACTCGGTTTCATGTATGGGCCATTCATGCACTTTTCTTTTTTGCAGCTTGCACGATTCAATTATCCCTGATCGCCGTACTAACCACCGCCGCCAGATCACCGGATTATTTGACTGCGGATATAATTACCTATGCCAAAGAAATTTTTATCAGCTGCACGCCGGTGTGGATGATAACCTATTTCACCGCGTTTTTTGCACTCCACGCGCTTCCCAAGAAGCAACATCAGCCTGCCAAGCCGGCGGATGCTCAATCAGGCCTTGAACACCGCGAGAATGGCGTTCTCAAACATATCCGCAGTGATACGATTCTGACAGCCGAGGCCAAAGGCAACTATGTAGAAATTGTCACTGAAACATCAACTGAAACTGTAAGGGTCACCATTGCAAAGCTTGAGGCGTTGCTCCCAGAAACTGAATTCATCAGAACGCATCGAGGTTTTATCGTTCGCAAATCCCTTATCAAGGCGGTCCGTCGCACAAATAGCGGCGCATATATAGCACTATTGGAAAACGACGCCGCAGCGGCGCCTGTCAGCAGGCGCAGATTGGCGGCAGTGCGTTTAGCCTTGTCCGATTAG